A genomic window from Gossypium hirsutum isolate 1008001.06 chromosome D10, Gossypium_hirsutum_v2.1, whole genome shotgun sequence includes:
- the LOC107913887 gene encoding LOW QUALITY PROTEIN: DNA repair protein RadA-like (The sequence of the model RefSeq protein was modified relative to this genomic sequence to represent the inferred CDS: inserted 1 base in 1 codon): MQIIEMKVLRSIYYTHTHFLHRNLSRTPISLSLFSRHFHSSNPRFSLNSLETDGTQRTPHAWTAYEGLTPDLSTPTSRHKGITQGNESASGDKTDADFETHRTYGKEKNANLSDGDKTQIAENARYIPKENTDGMSRKKAFSVNGFGLGDIVGNKKKGKSRVTWVCENCGYSDGQWWGVCRSCDFSGTMKRFSEVETKNRGLEFSXDAGDVEPVKLIDVNSGVKKTDYRIPMFGPFGSEVARVLGGGVVPGSLVLIGGDPGVGKSTLLLQMAALIAEGHDSYQPTCVVYVSGEESVEQISSRAERMKIGANELYLYAGTEIKDILTKIQSLSPRALIVDSIQTVYLKEVTGSAGGLPQVRECTSALLWFAKKTNIPVLLAGHVTKSGDIAGPRVLEHIVDAVLYLEGEKCSSHRLLRSVKNRFGSVDELGIFEMSQLGLQVVLNPSEMFLSDQNSDSEFLAGLAVAVIMDGSRAFLIEIQALCVSSSTVSRHVNGIQASRADMLISVLAKQAGLKIQENAVFLNVVSGVSLTETAGDLAIAASICSSFLEFPIPSGVAFIGEIGLGGELRMVSRMDKRVNTVAKLGYKKCIVPMSAKKSLATLDLGELEIIGCNDLKGVINTVFTKN; this comes from the exons ATGCAGATCATAGAAATGAAAGTGTTGAGATCAATTTACTACACCCATACTCACTTCCTTCATCGCAATCTCTCCAGAACCCCTATTTCCCTCTCCTTATTTTCCCGCCATTTCCATTCCTCCAATCCCCGCTTCTCTCTAAATTCCCTGGAAACCGATGGGACCCAAAGAACACCGCATGCCTGGACCGCCTACGAGGGACTCACCCCCGACCTTTCTACGCCTACCAGCAGACACAAAGGCATTACCCAGGGTAACGAGTCGGCTTCAGGAGACAAAACAGATGCGGATTTTGAGACCCATAGGACTTATGGGAAGGAAAAAAATGCTAATTTGAGCGATGGAGACAAAACCCAGATCGCCGAAAATGCTCGTTATATCCCCAAGGAAAACACTGATGGGATGAGTCGAAAGAAGGCGTTCTCGGTTAATGGGTTCGGATTGGGGGACATAGTTGGGAATAAGAAGAAAGGGAAAAGTAGAGTTACGTGGGTTTGTGAGAATTGTGGGTACTCAGATGGACAGTGGTGGGGAGTTTGCCGTTCTTGCGATTTTTCCGGGACGATGAAGAGGTTTTCGGAAGTGGAGACTAAGAACAGAGGGTTGGAATTTT GGGATGCAGGGGATGTGGAACCTGTAAAATTGATTGATGTTAACAGTGGGGTTAAGAAGACGGATTACCGGATTCCAAT GTTTGGACCCTTTGGAAGTGAAGTTGCTAGAGTGCTTGGAGGTGGCGTTGTTCCTG GTTCGTTGGTTTTGATTGGTGGTGATCCTGGTGTTGGAAAGAGCACCCTTCTGTTGCAG ATGGCTGCGCTAATTGCTGAAGGGCATGACTCTTATCAACCTACTTGTGTTGTATATGTATCTGGTGAAGAG AGTGTTGAACAAATTAGCAGCAGAGCTGAACGTATGAAGATTGGAGCAAATGAACTTTACCTTTATGCTGGTACTGAGATTAAG GACATATTGACGAAAATTCAGTCCCTCTCACCACGGGCTCTAATTGTTGATTCAATTCAGACGGTATACTTAAAGGAAGTCACCGGAAGTGCTGGAGGTCTCCCTCAG GTCAGGGAATGTACATCAGCTTTATTGTGGTTTGCAAAGAAAACCAACATCCCAGTTCTTTTG GCTGGACATGTAACAAAATCTGGTGATATAGCAGGACCTCGTGTCTTGGAGCACATTGTAGATGCTGTCTTATATCTGGAA GGGGAAAAGTGCTCATCACATCGTTTGCTTAGATCTGTGAAGAATCGTTTTGGGTCAGTTGATGAG CTAGGAATATTTGAAATGTCACAACTGGGACTGCAAGTTGTTTTAAACCCCAGTGAGATGTTTTTAAGTGACCAGAACTCTGATTCGGAGTTTTTAGCTGGACTTGCTGTTGCTGTAATTATGGATGGATCTCGGGCTTTCCTTATTGAAATTCAG GCCTTGTGTGTATCTAGCTCAACGGTTTCTAGACATGTGAATGGAATCCAAGCAAGTAGAGCCGACATGCTTATCTCT GTCCTTGCCAAGCAAGCTGGTCTAAAGATCCAAGAGAAT GCTGTTTTTCTAAATGTTGTCAGTGGAGTATCATTGACAGAGACTGCTGGGGATCTTGCAATAGCAGCTTCAATTTGTAGCAG CTTCTTAGAGTTTCCTATTCCCAGTGGAGTTGCATTCATTGGTGAAATTGGCCTTGGTGGTGAGCTTCGCATG GTATCAAGGATGGACAAAAGAGTAAACACAGTGGCAAAACTAGGATATAAGAAGTGTATAGTGCCCATGTCAGCTAAAAAATCATTAGCAACTCTGGATTTGGGGGAGCTGGAGATTATTGGCTGCAATGATTTGAAGGGGGTCATCAATACAGTGTTTACTAAAAATTGA